The region CGCTCACGTGCCGGCCGCGGCGCCGCCCGTCCCCGCCTGGCCGGACCGGTCGGCTGCCTGCTCGCCGACCCGCCGCGCGAACAGCATCCGGCCGGTGGACATCTGCAGGATGCTCATGACCTCGACCTCCACCGACGTCCCCAGCAGCGCAGAAGCCCTCTCGACGACCACCATCGTGCCGTCGTCGAGGTAGCCGACGGCCTGTCCGGCGTCGCGACCCTCTTTGATGAGCTGCACGGAGGTCCGCTCTCCCGGCAGGACTGGGGGCCGGAGCATCTCGGTGAGGGCGTGCAGATTCAGGACCGTCAAACCCTGAAGCTCCGCCGCCTTGCCGAGGTTGGAGTCCGACGTCACCAGTGGCAGCCCCCGGCGCCTGGCCACCACGAGGAGCTTGGCGTCGGGTTCCGTCGTCCCCGCCGGGTCTTCGTCCAGGACCCTCACCGTCGCGCCCGCCTCTCGCAGCGAGGTCAGCACGTCCAGTCCCCGCTGCCCGCGCCTGCGGCGGATCGGATCGTTTGAGTCGGCGATTCCCTGAAGCTCCCAGATGATGAACGTCGGGACCCACAGCGGCGACGGCAGGAGCCCGGACTTCCACAGCTGCAGGATCCGGCCGTCAATGGCCGCCGAGGCGTCGAGAAGGCACCCGCCCGTTGGCCCCTCGACAGACGCGGCCACCCCCATGACCCCGAAGAGCTCATGGCGCTTGCGGGAGGCAAATCGGGAGCCAAAAGCGGCGGATATCACCAGCACCAGGGCGACGATCGGGTAGCTGACGACGGGCGAGGCCACGAAAGCCAGCACCGGCCAGGACACGAGGGCCCCCATCACCAGCCCGACCAGCAGCCCAACCGTGGAGGCAAGGACTTCGGTGGCGTGTCGCTCGGCCAGTCGCTGCTCGACAAAGGCCATCGCCCGGTCCACGCCGCGGGCGACCATTCCCCCGCCGATGTAGCCCAGTCCGGCTCCGATCGCCGTGACCAGAAAGGCTGCCGTCTCGGGGTTGTCCACCGGGAGCACGGACGAGCCGCGGCTGCGTCCGAGCTGATAGGCGCCCGCCGTGAAGGAAAGCACGACGATCAGCCGGATCGCCTCGATGACCATGACCTTCCCCCTGTCCGGCGGGTGGGCAAGGCCGCGTGCGTGACCCGTCCGGCTGAAGGCCGGCGGGACAGCCGCTACTTGAGGGCCTTCTCCAGGACCGCCTCGGCCTCCTCGGCCTCGACGGACAGGGCAACGGCGATCTCGCCCGTCAGGATCTGGCGCGCACGGTTGAGCATGCGCTTTTCGCCCGTGGAAAGGCCCTTCTGGCGCTCGCGGATGCTCAGGTTACGAACGACCTCAGCCACCAGCTGGACGTCGCCGGACTTGAGCTTTTCGGAGTTGGCCTTGAACCGGCGGGACCAGTTCTCGGCGTTGTCGGTGACCTCGTTGCGCTTCAGCACCTTCAGCACGCCGTCGACCTGGTTGCGGTCGATCAGGTTCCGGATGCCGACCTCCTCGCAGGACGCGGCCGGCACCATGAGGGTGAGGTCGCCGGCATCCAGCTTGAGGACCAGGTACTGGCGGCATTCGCCCAGGACGTCTTTGTCCTCGATGCGCTCGATCGTGGCGACGCCGTGGTGGGGGTAGACGACCTGATCGCCGATCTTGTACGCCTTGCCACGCTTTTTGGTCGCCATCCTAGGCATAGTACCATCCTCTGAGTCGGCCCGGGGGCCTGCTCCGGGCGGCTGTCCCGGTGGGTTCCCCGGTCTGACCTGCGATGTCAGGTATTCGACGCGCGGGCGGCTGTTCCCTGCAAGGGGTTGCGCAACCCGGTCAATTCGGACGTCCCGAGGGAGTCCAGGAGGTCCCGGACGTGGCGCACCCGGTGCAGTGTCATACCCGCAGGCGCCTCGGCTGAGGTGTTCCACGGGATGACCGCCCGCCTGAACCCGGCCGCCGCCGCCTCGGCCAAGCGCCGGTCCGCCGATGCCGCCTGCCGGACCTCACCGGCCAGGCCCACCTCGCCGAAGGCCACCAGGTCGTCCGGAAGCGCCGCCCCGCTCCAGGCGGAAAGCAGCGCACAGACGACGGCGAGGTCCGCCGCCGGCTCGGTGATGCTGATCCCGCCCACGGCGGAGACATAGACGTCGTGCTCCGACAGCGGCAGGTCGAGCCGCCTCTGCAGGACGGCGACCAGCAGCGGCAGCCGCGAGGAGTCCACCCCGATGGCGGTCCGGCGGGCCATCTGCCGGCCCGCGGGAGCCACCAGGCCCTGTATCTCCAGCAAAAAGGCCCGGCGGCCCTCGACAAAGGCCCCCAGGACGCTGCCCGGCAGGCCCGGGCAGCGGTCGGCCAGAAGGTAGGAGGTGGCGTCGCGGATTCCGGCCAGGCCCCGCCCGGTCATCTCAAAGAACCCGGCCTCCTGGGTGGAGCCGAAGCGGTTCTTCAGTGCCCGCAGGACCCGGACGCCGTCGCCGCGGTCGCCTTCAAACGCGCAGACGACGTCCACCAGGTGCTCGAGCACACGCGGTCCGGCCACCGACCCGTCCTTGGTGACGTGTCCGACCAGCACCAGGGTCGTCCCCCGGTCGCGGGCCGCCCGGGCCAGGCGCGACCCGCACTCCCGGACCTGGGCAACCGAACCGGGGGCCGACGGGATCGCCGGGTCATAAAGCGTCTGGACCGAGTCCACCACCACGAGGTCCGGCCCGGACTCCACGGCCGCAAGGACGGCCGGCAGGGACGGGTCCGCCAGCGTCCTGATTCGCTCCGACCGCCCGTCCAGGCGTCCGGCCCGGGCCGCCACCTGTGTAGGCGACTCCTCGCCGCACACAAGCAGGACGTCGGTGTGGGTCGCCATTAGCATCGCCGCCTGCAGCGTCAGAGTGGACTTCCCTATCCCCGGCTCCCCCGCCAGCAGCAAGACCGAGCCCCGAACCAGGCCTCCCCCCAGCACCCGATCCGCCTCCTCCAACCCGGTGGACAGCCGTCCGCAAGCGGTTTCGTCCAGGGGCGGCAGCGGTTGGAGGTCAGGAGCCGGACCGTTGGCCGAGGGCTCACGGCTCTCCAGCTCCTCGACGACCGA is a window of Actinomycetota bacterium DNA encoding:
- a CDS encoding PIN domain nuclease: MVIEAIRLIVVLSFTAGAYQLGRSRGSSVLPVDNPETAAFLVTAIGAGLGYIGGGMVARGVDRAMAFVEQRLAERHATEVLASTVGLLVGLVMGALVSWPVLAFVASPVVSYPIVALVLVISAAFGSRFASRKRHELFGVMGVAASVEGPTGGCLLDASAAIDGRILQLWKSGLLPSPLWVPTFIIWELQGIADSNDPIRRRRGQRGLDVLTSLREAGATVRVLDEDPAGTTEPDAKLLVVARRRGLPLVTSDSNLGKAAELQGLTVLNLHALTEMLRPPVLPGERTSVQLIKEGRDAGQAVGYLDDGTMVVVERASALLGTSVEVEVMSILQMSTGRMLFARRVGEQAADRSGQAGTGGAAAGT
- the radA gene encoding DNA repair protein RadA — translated: MKTRSVATCQSCGARTPRWVGRCPECGEWGSVVEELESREPSANGPAPDLQPLPPLDETACGRLSTGLEEADRVLGGGLVRGSVLLLAGEPGIGKSTLTLQAAMLMATHTDVLLVCGEESPTQVAARAGRLDGRSERIRTLADPSLPAVLAAVESGPDLVVVDSVQTLYDPAIPSAPGSVAQVRECGSRLARAARDRGTTLVLVGHVTKDGSVAGPRVLEHLVDVVCAFEGDRGDGVRVLRALKNRFGSTQEAGFFEMTGRGLAGIRDATSYLLADRCPGLPGSVLGAFVEGRRAFLLEIQGLVAPAGRQMARRTAIGVDSSRLPLLVAVLQRRLDLPLSEHDVYVSAVGGISITEPAADLAVVCALLSAWSGAALPDDLVAFGEVGLAGEVRQAASADRRLAEAAAAGFRRAVIPWNTSAEAPAGMTLHRVRHVRDLLDSLGTSELTGLRNPLQGTAARASNT
- a CDS encoding CarD family transcriptional regulator, which codes for MATKKRGKAYKIGDQVVYPHHGVATIERIEDKDVLGECRQYLVLKLDAGDLTLMVPAASCEEVGIRNLIDRNQVDGVLKVLKRNEVTDNAENWSRRFKANSEKLKSGDVQLVAEVVRNLSIRERQKGLSTGEKRMLNRARQILTGEIAVALSVEAEEAEAVLEKALK